From the Thermithiobacillus tepidarius DSM 3134 genome, the window CATGACGTAAGGCAAAGATCCATGTCCGAGCGGTTGAGAATGATCCTGGTCGGAGCGCTGCTGGTGTCCGGCGTGGTTGCCTATTTCCTGATTCCGGCATCCATGGCCGCTTACCAGCTGGCAGCCGTCCTGGCGGGCGCGCTGCTGGCGACCGCCGTGTTCCTGACGAGCGAGCGCGGCCGGATGGTGATTGCCTTCTCGCGGGAAGCGATGGCCGAGACCATGAAGGTCGTGTGGCCGACGCGCAAGGAAGTCGTGCAGACGACAGGCGTGATTATGCTCATGGTGAGCATCATGGCCATCTTTTTGTGGCTGGTGGACTTCGGCCTGCTGTGGCTGGTCCGCCTGATTATGCGCCAGGAGACCTAGCATGACCATGCGTTGGTATGTCATCCACGCCTATTCCGGATTCGAAAAACAAGTCAAGCGCGCTCTGGAAGAGCGCATCCGGCGCGAAGGGCTCCAGGACAAATTCGGAGACATTCTGGTGCCCACCGAAGAGGTGGTCGAAATGCGCCAGGGCCAGAAGACGACCTCCGAGCGCAAGTTCTTCCCGGGCTACGTCCTCATCCAGATGGAGATGGACGAGCGCACCTGGCACATGGTGAAGGATACGCCCAAGGTGACCGGCTTCGTCGGCGGCACCGCCGGCCGGCCGCACCCGCTCACCGAAAAGGAAGCGCAGGCCATCCTCCAGCAGGTCCAGGAGGGCGTGGAAAAGCCCAGGCCGAAGATCAGCTTCGAAGCGGGCGAGTCGGTGCGGGTCATCGATGGTCCCTTCAAGGATTTCAACGGCATGGTGGAAGAAGTCAACTACGAGAAGAACAAGCTGCGCGTGTCGGTGATGGTGTTCGGTCGCTCCACGCCGGTGGAACTGGATTTTGGTCAGGTGGAAAAGACCTGATCGTGGTCGGGGGAGTCGCAAGACGTTTGGACCCCATTGAGGAGCAAGCAAAATGGCAAAGAAAATCGTCGGCTATATCAAGCTGCAGATCAAGGCCGGCCAAGCGAACCCGAGTCCGCCCGTGGGCCCGGCGCTGGGTCAGCGCGGTCTGAACATCATGGAGTTCTGCAAGGCTTTCAACGCCCGCACCCAGAACCTGGAGCCGGGCCTGCCGATCCCGGTGGTCATCACCGCCTACGCGGACAAGAGCTTCACCTTCGAAACCAAGACGCCGCCCGCGTCCGTGCTGCTGAAGAAGGCGGCCGGCATCCAGAGCGGCAGCAAGCGCCCGCACACGGACAAGGTGGGCAAGGTCACCAGCGCCCAGGTCGAGGACATCGCCAAGACCAAGATGCCGGACCTGAGCGCCAATGACATCGAGGCGGCCAAGCGCACGATCGAAGGTACCGCCCGCAGCATGGGCATTGTGGTGGAGGGCTGAGCATGGCGGCGAAAGGAAAGCGGATGCAGATGCTGCAGGCCAAGTTGACCCCGGGCAAGCGCTATTCCCTGGAGGAGGCGCTGCCTTTGGTCAAGGAGATGGCGGCAGCCAAATTCGACGAATCCGTCGACGTGGCCATCAACCTGGGCGTGGACGCGCGCAAGTCCGATCAGATGGTGCGCGGTTCGGTGGTGCTGCCCAACGGCACCGGCAAGACCGTGCGCGTGGCGGTTTTCGCCGATGGCGACAAGGGTGAGGACGCCCGCGCCGCCGGCGCCGACATCGTCGGCATGGACGATCTGGCGGAGCGGGTGCGCGCCGGGCAATTGGATTTCGACGTGGTGATCGCCACGCCCGAGTCCATGCGCCTGGTGGGCCAGCTGGGCCAGATCCTCGGCCCGCGCGGCCTGATGCCCAACCCCAAGGTGGGCACGGTGACCGCCGACGTCAAGACTGCGGTCAAGAATGCCAAATCCGGCCAGGTGCAGTTCCGCATCGACAAGGGCGGCATCGTGCACTGCACCATCGGCAAGTCGTCCTTCGAGCCCGGCGCGCTGCAGGAAAACCTGATGGCGGTCATGGAGACGCTGCGCAAGGCCAAGCCGGCGGCCAGCAAGGGTGTCTACTTCAAGAAAGTCACCCTGTCCAGCACCATGGGACCGGGGGTGGTCGTCGAACACACGGGGCTGCTGCCCTAAGGAATTGCCCGGCGGTCCCGCCCGGCCCGGTGCACCGGCGCCGGGTGCTTCCGCCAGGGTAAGGGGCCGGCTCTCTTCGGGGAGCCGGATGTCGTAGACCGCAGGGGCTGCCGCGACAGCGGTGCTTAATCGGGTTGTCCGCCCTGCGCAGACGGTGTTGTCCCGTGGAAACAAGCATTCTGCAGGGCTCGCCGGTCAAGAGGAGGTGAGATTCGCGTGAGTCTTAATCTTGAGCAGAAAAAGTCGCTCGTAGCCGAGGTGCAGTCGCATCTGGCGGCGGCACAGGCGGTGGTATTCGCCGAGTACCGCGGCATGACGGTGGCCGAGTTGACCCGGTTGCGTCGGCAGGGCCGCGCCAGCGGCCTGGTGATCCAGGTGGTCAAGAACACGCTGATGCGCCGCGCCGTGGAAGGTACCCCCTTCGCGGTGGTGCAGGAGCATCTGAAGGGGCCGCTGATCTACAGCAGCGGCACCGATCCGGTGGCATTGGCCAAGGTCTTTTCGGATGTCGCCAAGACCAATGACAAACTGGTCATCACCGTGGGCGCCCTGGGCGGCAAACTGATCGACGCGGCCGCGCTCGGTCAGCTCGCCAAAATGCCCAGCCGCGAGCAGTTGCTGGCTCAGCTCATGGGCACCATGCAGGCGCCCGTGTCGACCTTCGTGCGCACCCTCAACGAGGTGCCCGCGCGCTTCGCGCGTACGCTGGCCGCGGTGCGCGACCAGAAGGCCGCCTGACCGCAACCGCCTGTCAATCACCATTCGTCGTTCACTAAATTTTCAGGAGTAGAACCATGGCCGTTTCCAAAGCCGAAATCCTTGATGCTATCGCTGGCATGACCGTTCTGGAGTTGTCCGAGCTCATCAAGGACATGGAAGAGAAGTTTGGCGTGTCCGCCGCGGCGGTCGCCGTCGCCGGCCCCGCTGTGGCTGCTGGTGGCGAAGCCGCCCCCGCTGCCGAAGAGAAGACCGAGTTCGATGTCATTCTCACCAACGCCGGCGACAACAAGGTCAACGCCATCAAGGTGGTGCGCGCCATCACCGGTCTGGGTCTGAAGGAAGCCAAGGACCTGGTCGAGGGCGCGCCCAAGCCCGTGAAGGAAGGCGTGTCCAAGGAAGAGGCCGAGAAGATCAAGGCCCAACTGGTGGAAGCCGGCGCCACGGCTGAAGTCAAGTAAGTTTTTTGGTATAATGTTCTGTTCCGGCTGGTGGCGGTTCCGTCACCAGCCGATCCCTATTTCTGAAATACCTCTCCTGCTGGGTCAACTCGTCCTTGGCCGTTGGCGACATTGGAGCACTCATGGCATATTCCTTTACTGAAAAAAAGCGCATTCGTAAGGACTTTGGCAAGCGGCAAAGCATCCTGCAGGTTCCTTACCTGCTGGCCACCCAAGTGGATTCCTACCGCCAGTTCCTGCAACCGGACGCCGCCCCGCTGCAACGCGAGGACCTGGGTCTGCAGGCGGCGTTCAAGTCGGTTTTCCCCATGGAGAGCTACTCGGGCAATGCCGTTCTGGAATATGTCTCTTACCGCCTGGAGGAGCCGCCCTTCGACGTGAAGGAGTGCCAGCAGCGGGGAGTGACCTACAATGCGCCGCTGAAGGTGAAACTGCGCTTGGTGCTCATGGAGAAGGACGAGGGCACGGGCACGCGCCACGTCCGTGACATCAAGGAGCAGGAAGTCTACATGGGGGAAATCCCCCTGATGACGGAGAACGGTACCTTCGTCATCAACGGCACTGAGCGCGTCATCGTGTCCCAGTTGCACCGTTCGCCCGGGGTCTTCTTCGACCATGACCGCGGCAAGACCCATTCCTCGGGCAAGCTGCTCTTCAATGCCCGCATCATTCCCTATCGCGGCTCGTGGCTGGACTTCGAGTTCGATCCCAAGGATCACCTCTACGTGCGCATCGACCGGCGCCGCAAGCTGCCGGCGACCACCTTGCTGCGCGCGCTGGGCTATTCCACCACCGAGATCCTGGACATCTTCTTCGAGAAAGAGGTGTTCCGCATCACGCGCGAGGACGTGCGCTACCAGCTCGTGCCGGACCGCCTGCGCGGCGAGATGGCGGAGTTCGACATCGTCAACCCGAAGACGGGCGAGGTGCTGGTTCCCGCCGGCCGCCGCGTGACGGCCCGGCACGTGCGCCAGATGGCCGAGGCGGGCCTGAGCGAGATCGTGGTGCCGGATCAGTTCCTGCTCGGCAAGGTGGTGGCCCACGACGTGGTCAACCCGGAGACCGGCGAGATCCTGCTGAACGCCAATGATCCCGTGTCCGCCGACGCGCTGGAGGCGTTGCGCGCCAACAAGATCGAGGAGCTGCAAACCCTCTACGTCAATGACCTGGACCGCGGGCCCTATCTCTCCGAGACGCTGCGCATCGATCCGACCCGCGACGCGCTGGAGGCCCAGATCGAGATCTACCGCATGATGCGTCCGGGCGAGCCGCCCACCCGCGAGGCTGCGCAGAACCTCTTCCAGAACCTGTTCTTCAACCCGGAGCGCTACGACTTGTCGGCGGTGGGCCGGATGAAGTTCAACCGGCGCGTCGGCCGCGAGGACATCACCGGCCCCGGCGTGCTGAGCAATGAGGACATCGTCGATGTCATGAAAGTGCTCATCGACCTCAAGAACGGCAACGGCGAGATCGACGACATCGATCACCTGGGCAACCGTCGCGTCCGTTCCGTGGGCGAGCTGGCCGAGAACCAGTTTCGCATCGGCCTGGTGCGCGTGGAGCGCGCGGTCAAGGAGCGCCTGTCCCTGGCCGAAAGCGAGGGCTTGATGCCGCAGGAGCTGATCAACGCCAAGCCGGTTTCGGCGGTGATCAAGGAGTTCTTCGGCTCCAGCCAGTTATCCCAATTCATGGACCAGACCAACCCGCTGTCCGAGGTCACCCACAAGCGCCGCGTGTCGGCGCTGGGCCCGGGCGGCCTGACCCGTGAGCGGGCGGGCTTCGAGGTGCGCGACGTGCACCCCACCCACTACGGCCGCATCTGCCCGATCGAAACGCCGGAAGGCCCCAACATCGGCCTGATCAACAGCCTGTCCTGCTACGCGCGCACCAACGAGTACGGCTTCCTGGAGACGCCCTACCGCCGCGTGGTGGACCAGCGGGTCACCGACGAAGTGGTGTACCTGTCCGCCATCGAGGAGGGCGACTACATCATCGCCCAGGCGAACTCCACCCTGGACGAGAACGGACGCCTGGCGGACGAGCTGGTGTCCTGCCGCTACAAGAACGAGTTCACCCTGTCCACGCCGGACAAGGTGCAGTTCATCGACATCTCGCCGAAGCAGATCGTGTCGGTGGCGGCCAGCCTCATCCCGTTCCTGGAGCACGACGACGCCAACCGCGCGCTGATGGGTTCCAACATGCAGCGTCAGGCGGTGCCGACCCTGCGCGCCGATACGCCGCTGGTGGGCACGGGCATGGAAAAGCCGGTGGCCATCGACTCGGGCGTGACCGTGGTCGCCAAGCGCGGCGGCGTGGTGGACAGCGTCGATGCGGCCCGCATCGTGGTCAAGGTGAACGATGAGGAGACCTCGCCGGACGAGCCGGGCGTGGACATCTACAACCTCATCAAGTACACCCGCTCCAACCAGAACACCAACATCAACCAGCGGCCGGTGGTCCGGGTGGGCGATGTGGTGGCCCGCGGTGACGTGCTGGCGGACGGCCCGAGCACCGACCTGGGCGAGCTGGCCCTGGGGCAGAACGTGCTGGTGGCCTTCATGCCCTGGAACGGCTACAACTTCGAGGACTCCATCCTGATCTCCGAGCGAGTGGTGGCCGAGGACCGCTTCACCACCATCCACGTGGAGGAGTTCTCAGTCTTCGCCCGCGACACCAAGCTGGGGCCGGAGGAAATCACCCGCGACATCCCCAACGTGAGCGAGGCCAACCTGCGCAATCTGGACGAGTCCGGCATCGTTTTCATCGGTGCGGAAGTGGACGCGGGCGACATCCTGGTCGGCAAGGTGACGCCCAAGGGCGAAACCCAGCTCACTCCGGAAGAGAAGCTGCTGCGCGCCATCTTCGGCGAGAAGGCCTCGGACGTGAAGGACAGCAGCCTGCGCATGCCGGCCGGCTTGTCAGGCACGGTCATCGACGTGCAGGTCTTCACCCGCGAGGGCGTGGACAAGGACGCGCGCGCCAAGCAGATCGAAAAGGCCGAGTTGGACCGCATCCGCAAGGACCTGAACGATCAGTTCCGCATTGTGGAGGAGGACACCTTCCAGCGCATCGAGCGGCTGCTGACCGGCAAGGTGGCCGAGGGCGGCCCGGGCGACCTGGAAGCCGGCGCCAAGATCACCAAGGCCTATCTGAAGTCGGTGCCGCGCTCGCGCTGGTTCGAAATCCGCCTGCGTAGCGAGGAGGTCAACGAACAGTTGGAGCTGATCCGCGCCCAGCTGGAGATGCAGCGCGAGCGCCTGGATCAGACGCTGGAAGAGAAGCGCAAGAAGCTGCTGTCCGGCGACGAGCTGTCCCCGGGCGTGCTGAAGATGGTCAAGGTCTACGTGGCCGTCAAGCGCCGCCTGCAGCCGGGCGACAAGATGGCCGGCCGCCACGGCAACAAGGGCGTGGTGTCGCGCATCGTGCCGGTGGAGGACATGCCGTTCCTGGCGGATGGCACTCCGGTGGACATCGTGTTGAACCCCCTGGGCGTGCCGTCGCGCATGAACGTCGGCCAGATTCTGGAGACGCATCTGGGCTGGGCGGCCAAGGGCCTCGGCTTGCGCATTGGCGAGATGATGGCGGCCAAGGCCAAGATCGAGGACATCCGTCAATTCCTCCACCAGATCTACAACCGTTCCGGCAAGCAGGAGAACCTCGACGAGCTGAGCGACGAGGAGGTGCTGACCCTGGCGGCTAACCTGCGCAAGGGCGTGCCGATGGCCACCCCGGTCTTCGACGGCGCCGATGAAAAGGAGATCAAGGAGCTGCTCAAACTGGCCGGCCTGCCGGAAAGCGGTCAGACCGTGCTCTGCGACGGGCGCACCGGCGAGGCCTTCGACCGCCAGGTCACCGTGGGCTACATGTACATGCTCAAGCTGCATCACCTGGTCGACGACAAGATGCACGCCCGCTCCACCGGTCCCTACTCGCTGGTCACGCAGCAGCCGCTGGGCGGCAAGGCCCAGTTCGGCGGCCAGCGCTTCGGTGAAATGGAAGTGTGGGCCCTGCAGGCCTATGGCGCGGCCTACACCCTGCAGGAAATGCTGACGGTGAAGTCCGATGACGTCGCCGGTCGAACCAAAATGTACGAATCAATTGTCAAAGGTGATTACCGGATGGAGGCGGGCATGCCCGAGTCCTTCAACGTGCTCCTGAAGGAGCTGCGGTCACTCGGCATCGACATCGAGCTGGAGCAGTTGGAAAAGTAGTCGGGATGAGCCTGCCGACGGCGCCGGGCGCCACGGCGGGCGGGTACGGGGCGACTTTGCGGAGCGTCCCCGCTCTCCACGATCCTCTGCCAAGCTGCGGCGTGTCCCTGCCGCAACGTTTTCGGTTGACGAGCCCCACCGCGGCGTTTCGGCGGCTTGCAACCCTGACCCTTATGGGGAGAGAAGACATTGAAAGACTTACTGAATCTTTTCAAGCAACCCGGTGTGCAGGAAGAGTTTGACGCAATCCGTATCGGCCTGGCATCGCCGGAAAAAATCCGGTCCTGGTCCTACGGCGAGGTCAAGAAGCCGGAAACCATCAACTACCGCACTTTCAAGCCGG encodes:
- the secE gene encoding preprotein translocase subunit SecE — encoded protein: MSERLRMILVGALLVSGVVAYFLIPASMAAYQLAAVLAGALLATAVFLTSERGRMVIAFSREAMAETMKVVWPTRKEVVQTTGVIMLMVSIMAIFLWLVDFGLLWLVRLIMRQET
- the nusG gene encoding transcription termination/antitermination protein NusG, with amino-acid sequence MTMRWYVIHAYSGFEKQVKRALEERIRREGLQDKFGDILVPTEEVVEMRQGQKTTSERKFFPGYVLIQMEMDERTWHMVKDTPKVTGFVGGTAGRPHPLTEKEAQAILQQVQEGVEKPRPKISFEAGESVRVIDGPFKDFNGMVEEVNYEKNKLRVSVMVFGRSTPVELDFGQVEKT
- the rplK gene encoding 50S ribosomal protein L11; the protein is MAKKIVGYIKLQIKAGQANPSPPVGPALGQRGLNIMEFCKAFNARTQNLEPGLPIPVVITAYADKSFTFETKTPPASVLLKKAAGIQSGSKRPHTDKVGKVTSAQVEDIAKTKMPDLSANDIEAAKRTIEGTARSMGIVVEG
- the rplA gene encoding 50S ribosomal protein L1 — its product is MAAKGKRMQMLQAKLTPGKRYSLEEALPLVKEMAAAKFDESVDVAINLGVDARKSDQMVRGSVVLPNGTGKTVRVAVFADGDKGEDARAAGADIVGMDDLAERVRAGQLDFDVVIATPESMRLVGQLGQILGPRGLMPNPKVGTVTADVKTAVKNAKSGQVQFRIDKGGIVHCTIGKSSFEPGALQENLMAVMETLRKAKPAASKGVYFKKVTLSSTMGPGVVVEHTGLLP
- the rplJ gene encoding 50S ribosomal protein L10, with translation MSLNLEQKKSLVAEVQSHLAAAQAVVFAEYRGMTVAELTRLRRQGRASGLVIQVVKNTLMRRAVEGTPFAVVQEHLKGPLIYSSGTDPVALAKVFSDVAKTNDKLVITVGALGGKLIDAAALGQLAKMPSREQLLAQLMGTMQAPVSTFVRTLNEVPARFARTLAAVRDQKAA
- the rplL gene encoding 50S ribosomal protein L7/L12, with translation MAVSKAEILDAIAGMTVLELSELIKDMEEKFGVSAAAVAVAGPAVAAGGEAAPAAEEKTEFDVILTNAGDNKVNAIKVVRAITGLGLKEAKDLVEGAPKPVKEGVSKEEAEKIKAQLVEAGATAEVK
- the rpoB gene encoding DNA-directed RNA polymerase subunit beta, which produces MAYSFTEKKRIRKDFGKRQSILQVPYLLATQVDSYRQFLQPDAAPLQREDLGLQAAFKSVFPMESYSGNAVLEYVSYRLEEPPFDVKECQQRGVTYNAPLKVKLRLVLMEKDEGTGTRHVRDIKEQEVYMGEIPLMTENGTFVINGTERVIVSQLHRSPGVFFDHDRGKTHSSGKLLFNARIIPYRGSWLDFEFDPKDHLYVRIDRRRKLPATTLLRALGYSTTEILDIFFEKEVFRITREDVRYQLVPDRLRGEMAEFDIVNPKTGEVLVPAGRRVTARHVRQMAEAGLSEIVVPDQFLLGKVVAHDVVNPETGEILLNANDPVSADALEALRANKIEELQTLYVNDLDRGPYLSETLRIDPTRDALEAQIEIYRMMRPGEPPTREAAQNLFQNLFFNPERYDLSAVGRMKFNRRVGREDITGPGVLSNEDIVDVMKVLIDLKNGNGEIDDIDHLGNRRVRSVGELAENQFRIGLVRVERAVKERLSLAESEGLMPQELINAKPVSAVIKEFFGSSQLSQFMDQTNPLSEVTHKRRVSALGPGGLTRERAGFEVRDVHPTHYGRICPIETPEGPNIGLINSLSCYARTNEYGFLETPYRRVVDQRVTDEVVYLSAIEEGDYIIAQANSTLDENGRLADELVSCRYKNEFTLSTPDKVQFIDISPKQIVSVAASLIPFLEHDDANRALMGSNMQRQAVPTLRADTPLVGTGMEKPVAIDSGVTVVAKRGGVVDSVDAARIVVKVNDEETSPDEPGVDIYNLIKYTRSNQNTNINQRPVVRVGDVVARGDVLADGPSTDLGELALGQNVLVAFMPWNGYNFEDSILISERVVAEDRFTTIHVEEFSVFARDTKLGPEEITRDIPNVSEANLRNLDESGIVFIGAEVDAGDILVGKVTPKGETQLTPEEKLLRAIFGEKASDVKDSSLRMPAGLSGTVIDVQVFTREGVDKDARAKQIEKAELDRIRKDLNDQFRIVEEDTFQRIERLLTGKVAEGGPGDLEAGAKITKAYLKSVPRSRWFEIRLRSEEVNEQLELIRAQLEMQRERLDQTLEEKRKKLLSGDELSPGVLKMVKVYVAVKRRLQPGDKMAGRHGNKGVVSRIVPVEDMPFLADGTPVDIVLNPLGVPSRMNVGQILETHLGWAAKGLGLRIGEMMAAKAKIEDIRQFLHQIYNRSGKQENLDELSDEEVLTLAANLRKGVPMATPVFDGADEKEIKELLKLAGLPESGQTVLCDGRTGEAFDRQVTVGYMYMLKLHHLVDDKMHARSTGPYSLVTQQPLGGKAQFGGQRFGEMEVWALQAYGAAYTLQEMLTVKSDDVAGRTKMYESIVKGDYRMEAGMPESFNVLLKELRSLGIDIELEQLEK